In a single window of the Rhizoctonia solani chromosome 16, complete sequence genome:
- a CDS encoding FAD-binding domain protein yields MLTRVATIVLASTAAFVSGATIDVERRDAFTDCLSNGSPSGAVVTPSSSNYGSARAAFNQRLSFKPAAIVFPSSPQEVQKYVKCAASAGIAVVARSGGHSYAAYGVGGQDGSLVVDLSKLKSFSIDGSGVAKIQTGHRLGEVAQKLWDNGQRALPHGTCPYVGSGGHAAFGGYGPFSRVGGLLQDRITEAEVVLANGTLTTASTSQNADLFWALRGAGASYGVVTQWTFATFAAPSTIIGYSIDYSSTLSASKIASLLGAWQSLAMSAPKEMAMMGVVGPDGDGGLYLQFTGDYYGSKSSFNSVTSTWASKLSPGQINAKTYNWHDSLVATDGSLSTTAPQPKDTFFAKSLFTKKAVTSSQWTSFLNYLSNEGANSDADWFVEIDLYGGQITAQGADSTSFAHRDAILSFQLYANSKNSQPPFPSDGISFVDDMLNALEPNPQAAYVNYVDPSLTASQWKTQYYGSHYSRLSSIKRTIDPNNVFRFPQSIGLN; encoded by the exons ATGTTGACTCGGGTCGCTACCATCGTACTCGCAAGTACCGCCGCGTTTGTTTCTGGTGCGACGATCGATGTTGAACGCAGGGATGCATTTACCGATTGTCTCTCAAACGGGAGCCCAAGTGGTGCAGTTGTAACCCCTTCGAGTTCCAACTATGGCTCAGCCCGTGCAGCTTTCAACCAAAGGCTCAGTTTCAAACCCGCTGCCATTGTATTTCC GAGTTCTCCGCAGGAAGTACAAAAATACGTCAAATGTGCAGCTTCGGCCGGCATAGCGGTTGTTGCTCGCTCCGGGGGACACTCATACGCTGCTTATGGT GTTGGCGGGCAAGACGGCTCACTGGTCGTTGAcctctcaaaattgaagtccTTTTCTATTGATGGCTCCGGTGTGGCGAAGATCCAGACAGGTCATAGACTTGGAGAAGTAGCTCAGAAACTCTGGGATAACGGCCAGAGAGCACTTCCCCATGGAACGTGCCCTTAT GTCGGAAGTGGA GGTCACGCAGCGTTTGGTGGATATGGTCCATTTTCACGAGTTGGTGGACTACTACAGGACCGCATTACAGAAGCAGAGGTCGTTCTTGCTAATGGTACACTCACTACCGCGTCGACCAGTCAGAACGCAGATCTATTTTGGGCACTGCGTGGAGCAGGTGCTTCGTACGGTGTTGTGACACAATGGACGTTTGCTACGTTTGCTGCCCCATCAACAATCATTGGATATTCGATCGACTACTCTTCCACCCTTAGCGCGTCCAAGATCGCAAGCTTGTTGGGCGCATGGCAGTCGTTGGCCATGTCAGCTCCGAAAGAGATGGCAATGATGGGTGTCGTAGGCCCGGACGGAGATGGTGGCCTGTACTTGCAA TTTACTGGCGACTACTACGGGTCCAAGTCATCCTTCAATTCGGTCACATCCACCTGGGCAAGCAAGCTCAGCCCTGGACAGATCAACGCCAAGACTTACAACTGGCACGACTCGTTGGTCGCCACCGATGGGTCTCTCTCAACCACTGCTCCCCAACCAAAAGATACCTTCTTTGCGAAGTCATTGTTTACTAAGAAAGCCGTGACAAGCTCACAATGGACCAGCTTCCTCAACTATTTGAGCAACGAAGGGGCAAACAGTGACGCTGACTGGTTTGTCGAAATCGATT TGTACGGAGGGCAGATCACTGCACAAGGAGCCGATTCTACATCGTTTGCGCACCGTGATGCGATCCTGTCTTTCCAGCTCTACGCAAACTCTAAAAACTCGCAGCCCCCGTTCCCTTCCGACGGGATCTCGTTCGTCGATGACATGCTCAATGCTTTGGAACCTAACCCACAGGCTGCCT ATGTCAACTATGTCGATCCTTCGTTGACCGCCTCGCAGTGGAAAACACAGTACTACGGGTCACACTATTCCCGTCTCTCCTCGATTAAACGCACCATTGATCCTAATAATGTGTTCCGCTTCCCACAGTCCATTGGATTGAATTAA